The Verrucomicrobiota bacterium genome includes the window GGTGTTCCTCGGCCTCGCCGCGCTGGTGTTTGTCACGGTGACGCTGCTGAAAATCCCGGAGAAGCAACCGCCATCCTGCCCGCCGAGGCGGCGGCGCAACGACGGGCCATGATCAAGCTCATCTTCCGCCTGCTGTTGCGTCTGCTGCTGCGCTTCCGCGCCTACGATACCGACGCGCTCAAGTCGCCCGGTCCTGTGCTGCTGCTGCCCAACCACGTTTCGTGGTTCGACTGGCTGCTGCTGTTCGTCTGTCTCGACGATGACTGGCGGTTCGTCACGAGCGAGCCCGCGTCCCGCGTGAGCCCGCTGCACCGCGCGATCATGGTCAACCGCCACACGTTCCCCGTGGATCCCGCGTCGCCTTACGCCGTCAAGCGCATGGCGGAGTTCCTGCAGGGCGGCGGCCGGCTCGTGCTGTTCCCCGAGGGCCGGCTCTCGCTCACCGGCGCGCTGATGAAGCTGTTCGATGGCACGGGCTTCCTCATGCACAAGACGAACGCGAAGGTCATCACCGCGTATTTGCGCGACGCGCACCGGCTGCCGTTCTCGCGGCACCCCGGCTGGACCAAGTGCTGTCCGCGCGTGACGGCGCATTACAGCGAGTTGCTCACACCGCCGAAGCTCGACCACGTGGGCACCGCGCAAGCCCGCGAAACGCTCACCACCTGGCTGCGCGACCGCATGGTCGAGCAGCAGTTCCGTGTGGAGATGGCGTTCGGAGCAGGCGACGTGCTGTCCGCGGTGGCCGAGACCGCGTCGCAAGTGCCCAACCACGTGGTGATGGAGGACGCGAGCGGCACGGAGTTGACGTATCGCAAGCTGATGGTCGGCGTGCGCGTCCTGTCGAAGGCGCTTGCGGGGCGGGTGGAGCGGGGAGCTTCAGTTTCGCGTGTCGGCATCTTGCTGCCGAATGTGAACAGCTTCCCTGTCACGGTGCTTGCGTTGTGGAGCCTCGGCAAAGTGCCAGCCATCCTGAACTTCTCCACCGGCCCGACCGTGATGCTCACGTGCTGCGAACTCGCGGGATTGAAGCAAGTCGTCACGTCGCGGCTCTTCTTCGAGCGCGCGCGGCTCAAGCCCGAGCCCTTCACGCAAGCCGGCATCGAGCTCATCTACCTTGAAGACGTCCGCGCCGACATCACGAGCGCAGGCAAACTCGCCGCGCTCGCCCGCAGCTACTTCACTCCGCACCCCGCACCGGACGCTTCTCACTCGCCCGCGGACGCCGCGGTCGTGCTCTTCACTTCCGGTTCCGAGGGTGTGCCGAAGGGCGTCGAGCTTTCGCACCGGAACATCCTCGCCAACATCCGCCAGATGCTTGCCATCACGGACCTTCACGACGGCGACCGCATCTTCAACTGCCTGCCGCTCTTCCACAGCTTCGGGCTCGTGGTCGGCACGTTCCTGCCGCTCGTGCGCGGGATGCACGTGTTTCTGTATCCGTCGCCGCTGCACTATCGCGTGGTGCCGGCCGCGGTGTATGAGTCCAACTGCACCGTCTTCATCAGCACCAACACCTTCCTCAACGGCTATGCGCGCAAGGCGCATCCCTACGACTTTCGCAGCTTGCGCTACTTGTTCGCCGCGGCGGAAAAGCTGCAGGAGGCGACGGCGACCACGTGGGCGCAAAAGTTCGGCATCCGCATTCTCGAAGGCTACGGGGCGACCGAGTGCGCGCCGTGCGTGAGCTTGAACACGCCGCTGGCGCCGCGTTGGGGAACCGTGGGACGACTGTTGCCCGGAATGGAAATGAAGCTTGAACCGGTCGAGGGCGTGAGCGACGACCCTGCGCTCGCGGCGGCCGGGCTGAGAGCGGGGCGGCTCTTCGTGAGCGGGCCCAATGTCATGCGCGGCTACATCAACTCCGACGCGAACGCGGTCTTCCAATCGCACGGCGGCTGGTATGACACCGGCGACATCGTGAGCGTGGACGCGCTCGGCTCGCTCACCATCCGCGGACGCATGAAGCGCTTTGCCAAGGTCAGCGGCGAAATGGTCAGCCTCACCGCCGTCGAGGACGCGCTGGCCGGCGCGTTCCCGCAATACGGCCTGCGCTGCGCCGTGGCCGTCATCGCCGTGCCGGACGAAGACAAGGGCGAGCGGCTCATCGCCGTGTCAAACGAATCACGGCTCCAGCTTGGTGAAATCCGCGAAGCGGTGAAGGCGAAAGGCCTGTCAAACCTCTGCGTCCCGCGAGAGATCAGGGTTGTCCGGGAAATTCCGAAACTGGGCACGGGAAAGGTGAACCATCGCGAGTTGCAGAAGCTGATGTGACGCCATGCCGCTGCTCATGCTCATCTCGTTCACGCTGCTCTGCTTCGCCGCAACCGGGCCGGCGCACGGCGCCCCCACGAATTCGGAACGCCGCGAATGTGTCGTCCTCCTGCACGGGCTGGGGCGGTTTCCGGTCTCAATGAAACCCATCGAGCGCGACCTCCGCCGCGCGGGCTATCACGTGGTAAACCTCAGCTACCCTTCGTGGCGCGTGCCGGTCGAGCGCATCGCAGACGATTACCTTCCGCGGGAACTCGCACGTCGCATTCCCGCCGGGACGGCGAAGGTCCACTTCGTCTCGCACTCGCTTGGAGGCATTCTTCTCCGGCAACACCTCGCCACGCACACCTTCACCAACCTCGGCCGCGTGGTGATGCTCGGCCCGCCGAACCGCGGCAGCACCCTCGCGGATTGGTTCAAGTGCTGCGACGTCGTGCGGTGGGTGGTGGGGCCGAATCTGCCGCGGCTCGGCACCGGCCCCGATGACCTGCCCGCGCGGCTTGGTCCGGCGAACTTTGAGCTCGGTGTCATCGCGGGGGACCGCCCGCTGTTCGGCGGATTCCTGCTCGACGAGAGGCCGAATGACAGCAAGGTGACGGTCAATGCGACCCGCATCGCCGGCATGAAGGACCACGTGGTGGTGCACTCGTCCCACACCTTCATGATGCGGAACCCGGCCGCACGCCATCAAACGGTCCACTTTCTCGTGAACGGGCACTTCGATCGCGACGAGGCGCGCGGCGTGCGCTTTTGACGTGCAACCGCCGCGGACGGTTCCTATCGTCGCCGCGCTTTATGGCGACCGTGAAACCCTTTGCCGCGCTCCGGCCCGTTCCCGCGCTCGCGGCGCGCATCTGCGAGCTGCCTTACGACGTGATGTCGTCCGACGAGGCGCGCGCCATGGCCGCCGGCAACCCTCTCAGCTTCCTGCACGTCAGCAAGCCGGAGATCGACCTGCCCGCCGGCACCGACGTGCACGCGCCCGGGGTGTATGCGAAGGGTCGCGAGAACTTCCGGCGCCTCATCGCTCAAGGCGCGCTGCGGCAGGACGCGCAGCCGTGCTTCTACGCGTATCGGCAGGTGATGGGGGCGCACTCGCAGACCGGCATCGTCGCGGTCGCGAGTTGCGACGAATACCAGCGCGGCATCGTCAAAAAGCACGAACTCACGCGGCCCGACAAAGAAGACGACCGCGTCCGCCACATGGAAGCGCTCGACGCGCAGACCGGTCCGGTCTTCCTCACCTACCGGGCGACCGCTGCGCTCAACGAGATTGTGACGACGCGCACCGCGGCGGCGCCGGAGATTGATTTCACCGCGCCCGATGGCGTTCGCCATTCCGCGTGGGTTTTTGCGGGCGCCGCCGACCTGCGCCGCATTGAGGACGAGTTCGCGCGTGTGCCGTGCCTCTACATCGCGGACGGTCATCATCGCAGCGCCGCGGCCGCGCGCGTGTCGGCAGCGCGCAAGGCTGCGGGTCACAGCGATCGTTTCCTCACGGTGATCTTTCCGCATGACCAGTTGCAAATCCTGCCCTACAACCGCGTGCTCAAGGATCTCAACGGCCGCTCGCCGGGGGAGTTGCTCGCGACGCTCGACTCCGTCTTTGTGATCAAGGACGCGGGCGCGGCGAAGCCTTCGCGCAAGCACGAGCTGGGATTCTACCTGGGCGGCTCATGGCGCACGCTGCACTTCCGGCCGCAGTTCACCGCGACGAGCGACCCGGTCGAGAAGCTCGACGTGACGCTGCTTCAAAAGGTCGTGCTCGCGCCCTTGTTCGGCGTCGAGGACCCGCGCACGAGCACGCGAATCCAGTTCGTCGGCGGCATCCGTGGCACGGCCGAGCTTGAACGGCTCGTCAACTCGGGCGACGCCGCGTGCGCGTTCTCGATGTTCCCGACGAGCATCGAGGACTTGATGGCCATTTCGGACGCCGGCGGCTTGATGCCACCGAAGAGCACGTGGTTTGAGCCGAAGCTCCGCGACGCGATGTGTTGCCACATGATCTAGTCCCGGGTTTTGGACGCGGGTGTTCAAGTTTCCCGGCGCGAGTTGTGAAGACGGGCGATGACTCGCTGCGATCAAAGTCGCCCCGCTGTGCTGCGACGGGCCGGTTCGAATTCCGTTTGATGGGCGGGCAGCCGCCGGCGCGTCCAAGTCCCGTGCCGCCAAAGGCCCCGATGAACAACCAGCGCGAGTGTTTCGTGAAACGGCGGGATGTCGTTTCCCGTCGCGGGTTCCTCCACGGCACCGCGCTTGGCTTCGGCGGGCTCGCGCTCGGCACGATGCTTGCGCGCGAGGCCCGTGGTTCGGACGCGGCGTGGCAGGCGCCGACCGGCACCGCGCACTTTGCGCCGCGGGCCAAGAGCGTGATCTGGCTGTTCATGCGCGGGGGCGTGAGCCACATGGAGAGCTTTGACCCGAAGCCGGCGCTGAACCACTACGCGGGGAAGACCTTCGAGGAGACGCCGTTCAAGGGCATCAACGACCCGGAGAAGCGCAAACGCGTGCGCGTGGTGGTGGTGAACGACGCCAACGGCCAGCAACGGAACAAGATTTACCCGCTGCAAGTCGGCTACCAAAAGGCCGGGCGCAGCGGCATCGAGGTGAGCGACTTCTTCCCGCACATCCGCGAATGCGTGGACGACATCGCGATCGTGCGCTCGATGTGGACGACGGACGACAACCACGGCGCGCAGGTGCAGTTCCATTCCGGCCGCCACATGCTCGAGCCGCCGGTGCCGACGATCGGCGCGTGGGTGAACTACGGGCTCGGCACCCTGAACGAAAACCTCCCGCAGTTCGTGAACATGGGCCCGCGGTTCTTCGACACGCGCGACGGCCACTATCTCGGTCCGGCCTACGATGCGGTGCCATTGAAGATCGACCCTCGCGAGCCACTGGCTTACGCCAAGCCCGAGGCGGACGTGAGCGCGGCGGAGCAGGAAATCCAGTTCAACCTCGTCAACAAGCTCGATCGCCTCGCGGCGCAACGGCATCCGCTCGACGCGAGCCTCGCCGCGCGCATCAAATCCTACGAACTCGCCTACCGCATGCAGATGGCGGTGCCCGAGGTGATGGATCTGGGGAAGGAATCCGCGGAGACGAAGAAACTCTACGGGACGGAGAGCGAACCGACGCGGGCGTTCGGCACGCAATTGCTCGCGGCGCGGCGGATGATCGAGCGTGGCGTGCGGTTCGTGCAAATCCAGCACGGCGACGGCGCGGCGGGCGCGTGGGACGCGCACGGCGGGTTGAAGGCGAATCACACCAACCTCGCGCGGCAGGTGGACCAGCCGTGCGCGGCGCTGTTGCGCGACCTGAAGTCGCGCGGCCTGTTCGACGAGACGATCGTGGTCTTCGCGACGGAGTTCGGCCGCACGCCGGGGTCGCAAGGCTCGGACGGGCGCGACCATCATCCCTACGGCTTCAGCGTGTGGATGGCGGGCGGCGGGATCAAGGGCGGGGTCGTGCACGGCGCGACGGATGAACTCGGGTTTCACGCCGTGGAGCCCGCGCACTATGTGACGGATGTGCACGCGACGCTGCTCAAGCAGCTCGGGCTCGACTCGCGCCGGCTGGAAATCCCAGGTCGAAAGCGCCTCGACATCGAGCACGGCGAGGTGATCCGCGACATCCTCGCGTGACGCGCCGCCGCGCGTCGCGGGGCTTCACTTCCTCGCCCGCAACACCGCCCTCGCCGGTGCGCCGTCGGCCCCGAGGATTTTCAGCGGGAGGCAGACGAGATCGTAGTGGCCGGGCTTGATCTTCGAAAGGTCGAGGCCTTCGATGATCCAGATTTCCGCGCCGAGCATGATTTGGTGGCACTCGACGCCGTCCTTCTGCCACCCGCCGACGCTCAGGTAATCCACGCCCACCGTCATCACGCCGCGCTCGACGAGGTAGCTCGCTGTGTCGGCCGGGATGTAGATGAACTGCTCATCGAAGGTTGAGGTCTTCGCGAGCCGCCACGAGCGGGTGGAGTTGCGCGTCCTGAACAGCACGCGCTCGCCGCGCTTGAGCTTGTGCGGCTTCAATTCCTCCACCGTGATCGCGGACTTGTGTTTGAGTGCGATGACCCGGCACGGGCCGATGACGGCGTCGAGCGGCATGGACTCCATCGTGCGGCCGTCGCGGATGAAATGCCGCGGGGCGTCCATGTGGGTGCCGGTGTGCGCGCAGAGCGAGAGCTTCGTCAGATTGCACGGGATGGTTTTCCCGGGCTGGTCGGGCACAGGGTCGCCGAGCTTGACGTGCAGTGAGACGCGGCACTCGGGGTCATTCGGCCAGTGCACCATGCCGTCGCGCAAGGTGACGGTGATGTCGAGCCAGGGGCTGGATGTGCTCATGCGAAAAGGGCGATGGCTCCAGCTACTTGCTGAAGGTGATGACGTGTTTGATGCCGGTGGGCTTGGCGACGAGGAGGTCCCGGAAGTTCTCGACGGGATGGCGCGCGCTGATGACGTTTGCGAGCGCCTTGGGCCAGCGCTTCTTGAACTCGCCGAGGTCGCGGATGGCGTTCTCGAATGCGGCCTTGTCCGCGTTGACCGTCCCGACGACGACTTGGTTCTTCAGCACGAGATTGCGCATGAGCACGTTGCCAGGCACTGAGATGTGGCCCTCGGGTGCGGGGATGCCGGTGAAGACAAACACGCCGTTGAGGCCGAGCACTTCCATCACGCCGAAGGCGACGTGCGACACGCCGAGCGCCTCGTAGACGAGGTCGATGTTGCCGACCATCGCGGCGAGTTCCTGCGGCGTCTTCTCCTGCGCGGAGATGTATCTCGCGCCGAAGCTCTCGACGAGCGCGGCTTTGTCATTTGGCTTTGGCGACCGCGAGTAAACCCACGTTTCAAATCCGTTCAAGACGAGCGTCATCGCGCCGAGGATGCCGATGGGCCCGGCGCCGAGCACGACCGCGCGGAGCCCATTGCCCGGCCTGCCCGGCTTGGCAGAAGCCCACGGCAGCCGGCTTTGGATGCGCCACACCTGCGCGAGTCCTTTCTCGGCGATGGTCAGCGGTTCGGCGAGCACTGCGAAGTCACGCAACGTGGGCGGGACGAGCGTGAAGTGCTTCTCGTCGTCCACGTAAAACTCCGTCATGTAACCGTGCGTCTGGTTGATGCCGCGCTCGACGAACTTGTGCGTGGCGCAGAAGTCCTGAAGGTCGGCGCGGCAGGGGCGGCAGTGCGCGTCGTCACAGGGCCGGCGCACGGAAGGCACCACCAGGTCGCCCACCTGGATGCGCTTGACGCGGGAGCCGACCTCGATGACCTGGCCGAGCGATTCGTGGCCGAGCACGAGATACTCCGAACCGGCGGGCGGCGCGCCGTAGACGAACGTGCAAATCTCGCGGTCCGTGCCGCAGATGCCGACGTCGAGCGTGCGGACCTTCAACTGGCTCGGGCCCGTCAGGGCGGGTTCGTCGTGGTCGAGCAGCGCGACTTGGCGGCGGGTGGGCATCACGCCCACCGCTTTCATTTGCTTCTTCTGGCTCATCTGGGGCGGAGTGGACGCGGCGCGAACGGACAAAATCGCTCCGCCGATGGTCCGGCGGCGCGGCGATGATACACCTGGTCCAAAGGGTGAAAACAAGAAACTCGGCGCGGCGCAACGGCGCGCTCTTGACTCGCGCCATTCCTGCGCCGGAGCCAGGTCCCCTCCCGTCAAAACTCTTCGATGCCTCCGGCACGCGGGCCCTTGCCCGCAGCATCGTGCAGCGCCACGAGCGCGATGCCAGAGGCGATGTGGCCGATGCCAACGATGCCGGCTGCTTTCGAGGCGTGAGACTCTCACGCGCTGCATCGGGGTGCAAATGGAGGCGATGTCAGTTCAGGCTGAACGTCACGTCCGCCGACCGCACTCGTGTCGAGGCGGGCGGCTTCTGAGCGTCGAAGCGCAGCACGATCGTGTGCGCGCCAGCGGTGACAGTCGTCTTGATTTCGCCGCTCGGCGAGGGCTTGACGGGCTTGCCGTCAAGCCACACATCGGGCTTGTCCCCGCCTTCGAGGACGAGCGTCACGGGGCCGGGCTTCGAGGCTGTGAAGGTTGTGCCGGCGACGAGGTGATTCACCGTCACGTGCAGCGGCGCCTTCGCGAGTTCCTCGAACTCGGGCTTCGACAGCGCGCCGTTCACGAGGGTTGTCGTCGTGCCCCAAGCGAGCCCGCCAGCAAAGCCGCTGTGGAACTGGTCCCACTTGCCGGTGAAATCGCCTTTCGTGAACGGCTCGATGCCGTCCTGGCTCATGCGGTGCGTGACCGGCAGCACGCGCCACACGCGCGCCACGCCGCCCTTGCCCGCGTCGAAGTTGCCGGGCTTGCCGAGCTTCGAGAGGAACGCGATGAGGTCGAGCTGCTCGGCCTCCGGCATCGTGTCGAGCAGGCCGGCGGGCATGAGCGAAAACTGGGAGTTCCCGCGCCGGGCGATGTTGTTCTTCGCCACGGAGACTTCCACGTTCTGCGCGTTTCGGACGACGACCTCCTGCCCCGTCTCGCGCACGAGCAAGCCGCTGAACTCCTGGTCGTCCTTCGTCGTGATGACGGTCGAGTGGAAGCCCTCCTTGATCTTCGCGTTCGGCAACAGCACGGACTCGACGAGGTAATCCACCGGCGCGCTTGCGCCGATACTCGTCATGTCGGGACCGACCTTGCCGCCCGCGCCGCCGATGCTGTGGCAGAGCACGCAGCCGAGTTCCGCACGGCGATACACGCGCTCGCCGCGCGCGGGGTCGCCGGATTTCACGGCGAGGTCGGCCAGTTCCTTAAGCTTCGCGGGCGTGAGCTTGTCGGGCGAAAGTGCGGTGATGTTCGCGAGCTTGGTGAGCGAGGCGACGAGCGTGGCGTCCGGCTGCGCGCCTTCGCGGGCGGCGCGGAGGCCGGAGCTGGCGACGTGCGGGGGCAGCGCGGTGCGGCTGCCGACTTTTTCGCCGAACGATTTGGCCGCGCCCTTGGTGGCGAGCACGCTGCGCCAGAGGTCGAGCGCCTCGGCTTCGGTCTTCGTCTCGGCCAGTTCGTCGAGCGCGAGGTCGGCGAACTTCGCGGGCTGGAGCGACGCGAGCGTGACGGCGGCGGCGCGGCGCACGGGCGCGGGCGAAGTCTTCGCTGCCAGCGGTTGCAGCGCGCCCAGCACGGGGCCAATCGCGCCCAACTCACGGAACGCACCAAAGAGCGCGGTGCGGACCTCGGCGGGCGTGTTCTCTGTGCCGGCGAGCTTCACCATCTCGGCGAAAGCCGCGCCGGGATTCTTCCACGCACCCTGCAAGTTCACGAAGGCGACGCGCGTGGCGAGGTTCGCGTAGGAGAGCAGCGCGAGGCCGCGCGAGGCGTCGCCCGCGGGCTTCACATTGCGGAGGCGAGCGGCGGAGGTGAGCGCGGCGAGCGCACGGTTGAGCGCGGCGTCGGTGAAGTCGCGCTTCACGACCTGCTCCCAGAGGCGGTTGATTTCCGCCGGACCGCCGGCGGCACCGATGAGTTCAATCCACGGGCCGGAGCCATCCTTGGTGAGCGGCTTGGCGGCGAGAATCTTCGCGACGCTGGATGACGCCAGCGCGGGGTCGAGCGCCTTCATCGCATACTCAAGCTGCGCTTGTTTCGCCGGTGAGTTGGGCCCCCACGCGCCGGACTCCAGCGCGGCGAGGAACGGCTGCGCCAGCTCGTTGATGGAAAGCCACACCGCGTAGTCGAGGAACGGGTCCGTGCCGATGGTGTCCACGGCGGAGAGCACGAGCTCAGCGGACTTGGCGGACGGGAACTTCGCCAGCGCGCGGACGGCCTCGACGCGCACGCGCGAGTGCGGGTCAGCGACAAGCTTGGTGAGTCGCGCGACGGTGTCGCTCTCGGCGAAGCTCGCGCTGGCGTCCGCGAGATACGTGCTCGCGGTCCCGTTCGCGTCGGCGACCAGCACTGGTTTGGTGGGCGCAGCCGTGGCGAAGCTCAACGCCCGCACCGCGGCGGCGCGGATGCGGCCGTCCTGCGCGGCGAGCAGCTTGGTGACCAGCTCCGGCGCGGGGATGTTCAGGGACTGGTGAATCCACAGTGCAGCGAGCTGCTCCTTCTCGGTCTTGAGCTTCGCGGTCCAGGTCTTCAGCTCGGGCGCGACGGCGTCGGCGCCTTTCTCCACGAGGAGGCGCGTGGCTTGGGAGGCGTTGAAGTGGTTGGGCGAAATCAGTTCGTTGAGCAATGCGCTCGTGCCGGCTTTCACCAGCTCCGGTTTTTTCAGGACCGGCTTGCCCTTCATCGCCACGCGCCAGATGCGGCCGTGCTCGTGGTCGCGGCGCGGGTCGCGGAAGTCCACCTCGCCGTGCTGGATGATCGGGTTGCTCCAGTCGGCGATGTAGAGCGCACCGTCGGGGCCGAGCTTCACGTCAATCGGCCGGAAGGTGTTGTTCGAGGTGCGGCAGATGTCGGTCTCCTGCTTGGTGATGTAGGCCGCGCCCTGCTCGGTGATGCTGAAACTCGTCACGCGGTTCGCGCGGAAGTCGCACGTCACCAGGCGGCCCTGCCAGTCGGCGGGGAAGTGCTGGCTGCGGATGATTTCGAGGCTGGCGAACTTCGGGTAGCCGCCCGGGCTGACGCTCGGGAGGATGCGGCGCGCGCGGGCGTAAGTCACATACATGCCGCCGGGGAGACCCCAGTTGATGCCGCCGCCGCCCGCGCCGTCGGTCATGAAGCTCTGGCCGAACTCGTCGAACTGGTGGCCCCAACTGTTCACCCAGCCCTTGAAGACGACTTCCAATTTCAGCGACGACGGCTCGAAGCGGAACACGCCGCCCGAACGCAGGCGCACGACGCCGTGGGGCGTCTCGACCTCGCTGCGCGTGTAGATGGACTGGCTCATCCACAGCCGGCCGTCCGGCCCCCAGCGCAGCGTGTGAAGGTTGTGGTGCGTGTCCTCGGTGCCGAAGCTGGAGAGAACGACCCGGCGCACGTCGGCCTTGCCGTCGCCGTTGGTGTCCTTCAAGTGCAGCAGCTCGGTGCTCTGCGCGACATACACGCCGCCATCGCCGGGCGCGAGGCCGGTGGGGATGAGCAAGCCGTCGGCGAAGACTGTGGCCTTGTCGGCCTTGCCCGCGCCCTTGGTGTCTTCGAGGACGACGATTTTGTCGTGCGCGGCCTGGCCGGGTTCGATTTGCGGATAGACCTCGCTGCTGGCGACCCAGAGGCGGCCCTGCGGATCGAAGTTGATTTGGATGGGCTTGGCGAGGTGCGGGTTCTCGGCCCAGAGCGTGACTTCGAGACCTTCCGCCACGGTGAACTCGGGCGTGGGCTGCGGCGTGTGCTTGGCGGCGGCGGCCTTGCCGAGCAGCGCGGCGGGCTGGAGTTCGGGGCCGGGCTTGAAGCTCGCGTCGTTCAAGTGCTTGCACAGCTCGCGAATCTTCTTCTCCTCGGCGGCGATGAGCGGGTCGAACTGCGGCATCTCGACGGCGTTTTTGCCCTGCTCGCGTTTCCGGAAGCCGAAGATGTAAGCCATGTTCGCCGGGCGGGAGCGGTGGAAGAAGAACTCGTTTTTGCGGAGGATTAACTGCCGCAAATGCTGCATGTGCGCAGAAAATCCAGGATTCAGTGTGTGACGCGTTCCGAAGAGAGCCAGTTCCAAAGACCGAGCTGTCTGGTGATAGCCGAGTTCCCCCAGATGAATTCCGTTCTCTGTCTGAAAGATTTCACTTCGGCTGACATTTCCAGTCGACTCTCGCGTTGCCTCATATAAAGAGAAGTGCATCGGCCCCCGGTCAAAAAGCGACACGAAGAATGCACTGCGTTCCTTCGCAATCAAACGGCAGGCATCAACATAAAGTTTCAGTTGTTCATTGTGCTTCGTCGGGTCTAGCGACATCCACGGCACTTGCTCGTGCTTGATGGGTGACAGCAACACAAACCGGCACCCCGGCGAAATCTTCTCAATCGCATCGAGCAGCCGGTTGTAGTCCGCCTTGAACTTCTCCAACCCCGCTTCGCCCGCGAACGACGCGGCCATGCCGTAGCCGATGAACGCGACTGTCGGTTTGGTCTCCTCGATTTGTTTTTGAATGAGCTTCCACGCTTCGCCCGGCGGCTCGTTGCCGGCCTGCCCGAGCGAGAGTCCTAGGCGCGACTCGCCGTCCGGGAGGTCCGCGCTCCAGCCGAGGTTGCGGAAGGTCACGCGCCGGTCGGGGAAGCGCGTGGTGAGCATCAGCTCGATCCAGCCGTGATGCTGCTCGCGCTCCATCAGCGTGTCGCCGAGGAACACGACGCGGTCGCCGTCCTTCAGCTCGAAGGGCGCGGCGGCGGTAGCGGGGATCGCGAGTGCGACCACGGCGGAAAGGAGGAGAAGAAGTCGCTTCATAGGTGCGCAGGAGATTACAGGTCGCGCCGGTGAATTCACTCAGAAAAGCGGCAGGTGAATCGCGCGGGTGCTTTGGAGTGCGCCGGCAAGTCCGTCGCGTCGCCGCTTTCGCCGATGCGTCCCCAAGCGCGGTCGCCGCTGCGCTCTGCCGGCGCACACCATGGAAGTCACCGCGCCGTGCTTCAGCGCCCCGGTGCGCTTCAACGGTTGCTGAACAGTTCCCACTCGCCGGATGCGAGAACCAGCCTCGGTGTCGAATCCGGAAGCAGCCGGCGGACTTTCTCGACATCCCCCTTGAATCCCACGACGAGCACGCGGCGGTCGCCGCCGAGGAACGTCGAGAGCGAGGGCTCATCCGGGATGAGCAGGGGCTTCATGCGGTCGGCGTTGCCGGGAAACGCAAAGGGCACGCGGTGCATGGGGAAGCCGTGGATGAACGGACGGTTCGTGGCGTTGATGGCGGGGAAAGCGTGGAAGGGCAGGCCCTGCGGAATGCGCGTCATGCAGAGGATGGCATCGCCCGGCCTGACTTCGGCGCGGAGCGCGGCGCCCAGCGGCGCGAGGGTCTGGTTGCTGCGAAGGCGGGTTTCGATTTCTGGAGTCCAAAACAGCACGGTGAGGAGCGCGACTGCGCTCATGGCCGCGGGTTGCAGTGGGAAACCCCGCACGTTCCAATGGCGAGAAGCAAAGAACGCGACCGCAACCACCATGAAGCAGCCCAAACCCATCCCGGTCCGCATCCACGGTTGATCATCCAACTTGAACGCGAACTTGAACACGAGCGGCAGGGTGATCAACGGCAGCCATGCACAACACGCCGTCGCGGTGCGCAGCCTCGAGGCGAGTGCTTCCTGTCCCCATTCCTCGAACCCCTCCCTCCACCTCATCGCCACCAGCACCGCGAGCGCGGGGAACATCGGCACGATGTAAGCCGGCAGCTTCGCGCGCGTGAGGGAGAACAGCACGAACGTGAATGCGGCCCAGGCGGTCAGAAGCACCCACGCGTCCCTGTGCGCCTTGCCGAGCAGGCGCCAGTGCGCGCGGCGCCACAGCCAGCCGAGCAGCGGCGTCCACGGCAGGAAGCCCGCCGCCAGCACGCCGATGAAGAAGTAGAACGGCTTGCCGCGGTTGTCGATGCCGCCAAGCGAATGGCCGATGGCCTGCCCTTTCACCATGAAATCGAACGAGCCGGGCACGGCCTTGAACACGGCGAAATACCACGGCAGCGCGAGCAGGGAAAAGATGAGCGTGCCGCCCACCGCGCCGATGACGAGGATGTTCAAGCGGACCTTGTCCGCCCGCCGG containing:
- a CDS encoding glycosyltransferase family 39 protein, which produces MTASEPPTSSRWPVVLFSLAAFFLLLGTRGLNEPDEGRYAEIAREMIERGDWLVPHLWYVPHLDKPPVTYWLVAASLKLFGLNAWAVRLPLALAGLSGVWAAFLLARSIAGAGAGRTAALVLASSMLFWAMARMLTTDIFLTQFITWSLYFFWRSWRELDALSDEDEDARGRAGRKSFLWQVAAWAALAGGFLTKGPVAVAIPFAAVVALLVFRRADKVRLNILVIGAVGGTLIFSLLALPWYFAVFKAVPGSFDFMVKGQAIGHSLGGIDNRGKPFYFFIGVLAAGFLPWTPLLGWLWRRAHWRLLGKAHRDAWVLLTAWAAFTFVLFSLTRAKLPAYIVPMFPALAVLVAMRWREGFEEWGQEALASRLRTATACCAWLPLITLPLVFKFAFKLDDQPWMRTGMGLGCFMVVAVAFFASRHWNVRGFPLQPAAMSAVALLTVLFWTPEIETRLRSNQTLAPLGAALRAEVRPGDAILCMTRIPQGLPFHAFPAINATNRPFIHGFPMHRVPFAFPGNADRMKPLLIPDEPSLSTFLGGDRRVLVVGFKGDVEKVRRLLPDSTPRLVLASGEWELFSNR